The Longimicrobium sp. DNA window GTGGCTCGCTTCCCCCTCGTCGCCCCAGCGCGCGGTGAAGAAGGAGATCAGGTCGCCCGACCCCTCCGGCTCCACCCCGGCGGCGCGCACCAGCTCCACGATCCCCGCCGGCACACGGTCCACCACGGGGACGGCGTCGCCGGGCGTGTACTCCATCGCCAGCCGGCGGATGCCGCCCAGGATCGACGCCAGCTCGGCCTCCATCTCGCGCCACGACGAGTACACGCGCTTCTCGCCGTGCCACGTCGTCCACGGCTGCTGCTCGATGCGGTGGGTGAGCGCGACCGGCGCCCCCTCCGCGCGCACCAGCACGAAGTAGCGCCGCGTCAGCGCCGGCAGCCCCAGCAGGGTGCCCGCGACGGGGTTCATGCCGCGGAAGTCGTACAGGAGCCATCCGTCCAGCCCGCGCGCGCGGAGCTCCTGCTGGATGCGCGCGACGGTCTCGGCGGTGAGGGCGACGGTCTGTTCGGTGACGGCCATGGTTGCGTTTCGTTGTGCGTCAGGAGTGCCCGATCGCGTCGGGCGACCAGCGCGTTCCCTTGATCATGGTGAGCCCCAGCACCCGCTCGCGGGTGAGGAGCTGGTGGATCTCCCGCTCGCGCACGACGGCGCCGCGAACCCCGCGCCACCCCCACCTGCGCAGCGCGCGCAAAAAGATCCCGATCTTCTCGCGGAAGGTGAAGATCTCGGTGAAGTCCGGGAACGGTCCCCCCGCCGACGGCCGAAAGGGCGAGGGCGCGTCGGACCAGTCCTCCACCACCAGGTCCACCACGCCCGCGTCGCGCAGCAGCTGCTTCCACTCCACCAGGATGAGCGGCCGGGCGCCCAGGTGCCGCACCAGGATCTCGCGCCGGCCGGGGTCCACGTTCCCGGTCCAGATGAGCTGCACCAGCACGACCTGCCCGAACGGCTTGGTGACGCGGGCCAGCTCGGCCACGGCGCGGCGCGGGTCGGCCAGCGCCGCCAGCCCCAGCTCGCCGATGGCGACGTCGAAGATCCCGTCCTTGTACGGCAGGTCGTCCAGCGCCCCCGCCTCGTACGCGAGCCCCGCCGCCGCCGCCTCGCGCGCGCGCCGCTCGGCCTCGGCCACCAGCTCTGGATCGCTGTCCACCCCCACGCCGTGCACCCCGAACGACTCCGCCAGGAAGCGGGTGGAGACGCCGCGCCCGCAGGCGGCGTCCAGCACCTCCATGCCGGCGTGCATCTCGGTGAGGCTCGCGATCTTGCGGTACAGCGCCTCGCCGCCGGGCGGGAATACCACCTCGCGGCTCAGGCGCACCAGGTCCAGCATGGAGGGTACGCGGTCGCGGCGCGGGCCGGGCGCGTTTGGAGACGGCGACGACATGGGGGTGGAGTATAGGGGCGCGGACGGCGGGTCGCCAGCGGGCGGGGGGGCCCTCACCCCCGCTCGTTCCTCGCTGCCCCCTCTCCCGATAACAGGAGAGGGCTGCGCCCTCGCCGTTATCGAGAGAGGGGGCGGAACCGCGATGCCGCCGTAGGGGCGCGATTCATCGCGCCCGTGCCCGACGCCGCACCGCCGCCCGCCGCCCGCACCCCGAACCCGTAGGGGCAGACCTGCGTGTCTGCCCTCCCCTGCCCTGCCCCGGGTCAGGCCGGCGGGAGTCCGATCAGCGCGCGCAGATGCTGCACCGCCGCGCGCGCGGTGTTCGCCGCGTCGTAGCCACCCTCCAGCACCGACACCAGGCGGCCCCCGGCATGCGCGTCCGCCCATTCGCGGAGCACGCGGGTGACTTCGTGGACCTCGCGCGGATCGACTGCCAGGGAGCCGAGCGGGTCGCCGGCCAGGATGTCGAAGCCGGCGGAGAGAAGGACGAACTCCGGGGCGTCCGATCCGAGCGCATCCAACGCGTCACCGAGCGCACGGGCGAACACCGCACCGTCGCTCCCGGGCGGCAATGCGACGTCGCCGGGCATCGGCGGCGGCGGATCGGGTTCAGGCGCGGGGAAGGACTGCGGATGCGCGTGGATGTCGACCATGCGCGCCCACGGTGCGTCTGCGAGCGCCTGGCGCAGGTGGGTGGCGGGGCGCGATCCCCAGCTCACCACCAGCACCCGGTCGACCCCGTGTCGCTCGTGCAGATGCCGCGCTGCGATGGCGACGGTGTTGAAGAGCGAGAATCCCGACGCCGAATCCGCCAGCGCATCGCGCCCCGGAGGCCGCGCCAGAACGAAGGCGTTGCGCACGTCGCCCGCGAGCACGGCCTCGACCGCGGTCAGCGCGCCGCCGACCGATGCCCGCGCCGCCTCGTCGCTGGCCCCCGAGAGGCGCACGCCATCAATCTCAGCCACCTCGCTCCCCGCCCGCGCCGCTGCTTCCCGCACGCGCGCCACGTGCCCGCGCGTGTGGACGAGGAGGAGGTCCTCGTCCGTCGCGGGCGTGGCGGAGAGCTCGAGGAGCGGGTCGAAGAGCGTCAGCATGTCCTTGTAGACGGCGCGCGCGATGGCGGGAATCCGCCCCTGGTGGTCGGGGTGGTTCCAGCCCGTGTCGTGGCGCGGCGTGTCTTCGTGGCTGACGAACGCGCTGATCTTGGGCACGGTAATGGGGTGGCGGTGGCGCGGGGGGCCCTCACCCCCGCTCGTTCCTCGCTGCCCCCTCTCCCGATAACAGGAGAGGGCTCCGCCCTCTGTTATCGAGAGAGGGGGCGTATTGATGTGACTTGTGATCCTTCAGCGTGATTTATTACGTATATTTTTCGCCTGCCGCCGCTGTCTGGCGCAACAATCCAATCCTGTAGGGGCGGCCCCATGTGGCCGCCCGTGGCTTCCGCCGCGCCGAATTGAACGCATGAGCACAAACTCCGCCTGCGCAGTTTCGTTGGGATCAGGCACGGCTGGAAAGGCGCCGGATCGTCCATTCCGCACCGGCCGCGATAACGAGCGCCAGTAGGAGAATCCAGGCCGGCGGCGGGCGCGGGGCATCCGTACCTACTGTGCGTGCGGCCACGGCTCGGGCAAGCTCGGCCCGTGGAAGCGCCTCGCCGCCGGAAGCGTGGGCAATGAGGGAGAGGCGCGCCCAACCCGCATCCGGCTCGGCGTTGCGGCGGGCACGGAAGCCGGCGTGGGCGCTGGTCCCCGGGACGGTGAGCGTGTAGACGCCGTCCGCGACGGGGACGAAGGAGGCGCGCAGGACGCCGGGACGCGTGGGGTATGCAGCGAGCCGCAGGGTGTCGGCGGGAGCACCGGGGGCAGCTATAAGTAGCGCAGATGGGACGGTGGCGCCCTCGGATGCGAAGACGGCGACCTCCTGGCGCACGCCCGCCGCGCCGACGCTTTCGGCGGGGCGGATGGTGATGGGGTCGCGCGGGGCGGAGGCGAGCCAGTCTATGAGGCCGCGCCAGAACTCTCGGTGCTCATCCATGCGGCCGCCCTCCATCCGCCAGCGCCACGTGTCGGTGATGGCGAGCGAGGCGGCGCGCCCGCGTCCGAACGGGCGCAGCGCAAGCAGGCCGCCCTGCGACGTGGATGCGGCGAGCACTGACGCGGCGCCCGTGCCCGCAAAGGCGGCGGCGGTCACGCGGATGCGGTCGGTGGGGAGCGAGGCGAGCTCGGCAGGGGCCGTCCAGCGGATGGTGGATGCGTCAACAGGCGCGACGGTGCTTCCACTGCGCACAGTTCCGAACGCCGCGGCGCCGGCGCGGTCGCCGGCTAGGAGGACGCCGCCACCGCGTGAGGCGTAGCTCGCGAGCAGAGCCGCTTCGCCGACCGACATTGGAGCGCCGTCGAGAACCAGCACTGCGTCGGTGGCCGCGAGGCGCGCGGAGTAAATCGCGTCTCCGCCTCCCTGCCCCACCGCGATGCCCCGGCCGAGATCGAAGCGCACGTCCACGCGGGCGCCCGACTCCTCCAGCGCGCGCACGACGAAGCGCGCCTCCCATCCCGGAAGGCCCGCTCGGACCAGGATGCGCGGCGCACCGGCGGTGTCGACCCAGGCGCCGATGGAGGTGCGGCGGTCCGCGGCTTCCACGGTCCACTCACGCCACCCAGCGCGCGCAGGACGCACGCGAAAGGCGCCGCCGCCCCGCCCGCCGTCGTCGGTGCGCAGGCGCACGCTGTCCAGCGCGCCTCCGGCATCGGAGAGGCGCACCGTCACCTCGGCGCGCGGCGCGGCGCGGATGCGGAAGGGGATGGCGGCGGCACGGCCAGCACGCGGGTTCACCGGCGCATCGGCGGCGACGGTGGGTGCATCGTCCGGCAGTGCGGCCAGGAGCGGCGTGCGCTCAGCGGCGGCGGCGAGGGCGTCCAGCTCGGCGGCGGATGGAGGGCGCACGGACTCGCGCACGAGCAGCGGCGGGGCGTCCGCGGCGACGGCGGCGCGGGCGATCTCGTCCGCTCCCGTGCGGTCGCCTATGCGCAGGGGGCGGGCGGATGCGGGGGCGTCGTGCCAGACGGCCGGGTGCAGGAGCGCGGCGGCGAGGATGGCGAGGACCAGTGCGCGCAGGATGGCGGCGATCTTCATCGCGTCAGCGCGTACACCACGATGTTGACCCCGAAACGCGTGTTGTCCAGTGCCTGGAAGCGCTTGTTGCGCGCGTGGTAGCTCCACTCCGAGGAGTAGTCCTTGTTCGAGTAGAGGATGCCGAGGCGGCCGTTCACCTCGATCCCCAGGAGCTGCTCGTGGACCAGGTTGTCGCCCCAACCGTTCAGCTCGTGGCTGGTGGTGGGCGGGCCTTTGGGGAAGGTGAAGAAGGCGCGGTAGAGTTCGTGGTCGTTCGGGATGGGGCGCAGCGCACGGGGTCCAAAGATGCGCGCCAGTTCCGCCACCGCGGTCTTGTGGAAGGCGCCGTCCACGTCGTGGTTGTGGTCGTCGATGAAGAGGAAGCCGCCGCGCTCCACGAACGCCTTCAGGTTGGCGCTCTCCTGGCGGCTGAAGCGCACCGGGAGGTGCCCCGTCATGTACACGAAGGGGAAGCGAAAGAGCTCCGGGCTCCCCAGGTCCACCGCCGTCCCCTGCGCGGCGACGGGGATGGAGGTGTACTGCGCCACCGAGTGCAGGAGGTTCGTCGGGACGAGGGGCGCGGAGTCCCAGTCGCCGGACTCGTAGCGCAGGGTGGCCCAAACGAACGGCTCCGGACGCGCCGACGCGGCGGCGAGCGCCAGGAGGCACGCGGCGAACGCGGCGCGGAGGCGCTTCACGGGGTCCTCCCCAGGCGGCGGAAGTACTCCGCGGCTGCCGGGTCCGCGGTGGCGGGTACGACGCGGGTGCGCGCCCCGCCTTCCGGCGCGAGGCGTCCGCGGGCGCGGCGCAGGAGGGCGCGTGCGGCGTCGGCGCGCCCGGCCGCCGCCTCTCCGGCAGCCTGCGACACCAGCGCCGCGCCCTGCCGGTCCACATTCGGAGCGGCCAGAAGGCGACCGGCCAGCGCCGACAGCTCCAATGACGCCACACGCGCAGGCTTGCTGCCGAGGTCGCCAGCGGCGCGGTCCAGCTCCGCCAGCAGGGGAGCGAGGGTGGGGAGCGTGGCCCCTGCCGCGCGGCCGGTTGGCGCCGCCTCGTCCAGCTTCCCCTCCCCGCGAGCGGCGGCGATGTCGACCGGATCGACGCGGACGTTGCCGCGGGGGAGGAGGCGGTCCGTCTTCCTCATCTCCTGGATCAGCTCCAGCGCGGCGTACTGGTGCGGGAGCGACCCCGCCGGATCGGACTGGTTCAGGGCGCGCTCGGAGGCCCACATCAGATCGTAGATGCGCGACAGGGTGCGGTTCACTTCCAGGATGGGATCGGCGTCGTGCTTGTGCGTAATCTCGTCCTCCGTGCCTTTCCCCGTGGCCTCGTCGGCTTCCTCCAGCACCTGCGCCTCGCGCGACGGCGGCGGGACCGCGGCTGGCGTCTCCGCCTCGTGCGAGTGGCCGGCGCCCGCCGTCTCGGTGAAGCTGAGGTCCGCGAACGGATCCTGGGTGCCGCCCGTGGCGCGGGTGAAGACCTGTTCGCCCACGCGCTCGCGCAGCCGGCTCTGCTCGTGTCCGATGTCCGCGCTCTGTTCGCGCAGCTCGCCCGCGGAGATCGCCCGCATCCGCGCGCGCAGCCGCTCCGTGCGCAGGATCAGCATCCGCTGGCTGAGAAGCGGGTTCTCGGGAAGCTCGGTCGGGAAGCCGACGTCGGTGTTGACCTCGTCCATCTCCTCGGGACGCGCGACGCGGATCACGCGCGTCCGCGACACGCTCTCGCCGGGGCCGGTGACGGTGTTGCGGTCGCGCGCGACGGCTCGGATGTGGATGACGTCGCCGGGCTGGAGTTGGAGAGCGGCGAGATCCAGGTCGAGCAAGCCCGCCGCCGTCTTCCCCGCGCGCGACACGCGCGCGAACGTCCACTGGCCGTCCACGTACTCGAAGCTCTCGCCGCTCCCGCGGGTGCGGCTCCAGGTGAGGATGAAGTCGCCGACGCCGTAGTCGTCCGCCGCCGTCGCCCGGACCGCGACGCGCCCGGTGCCCGAGGCGAGCACCAGGTCCGTCTCCGGCTGCGTCAGCGCGACATCCGGCGCGTTGTCCGGCAGCACGGTGACGGGAAGCACGCGCCGGGCGACCACTTCGCCATTGGCGCGCGCCTCAAGCGACACGCCGCGCTCTGCCGGGGTCTGCGTCCACTCCACGATCCACTCGCCCCCGCGGCGCCTCACCGGGAGCGCTCCACCGCTGATCCGCGACGCAGCGACGCCGCTCCACTGCTCCGGGAAGCGGCTCCAGAGGCGGATGCGGCTCCCGGGGAGCGCACCCAACAGGTCATCGCCGCGGCTGGTGGTGGCGGGGAGGTTGGCGTACGCGGGCGGCTCGATGCGCCAGCGAAGCTCGTCGAACGGGGGGATCGGCGCCGGTGCGGAGCGTGGCATC harbors:
- a CDS encoding methyltransferase domain-containing protein, which codes for MSSPSPNAPGPRRDRVPSMLDLVRLSREVVFPPGGEALYRKIASLTEMHAGMEVLDAACGRGVSTRFLAESFGVHGVGVDSDPELVAEAERRAREAAAAGLAYEAGALDDLPYKDGIFDVAIGELGLAALADPRRAVAELARVTKPFGQVVLVQLIWTGNVDPGRREILVRHLGARPLILVEWKQLLRDAGVVDLVVEDWSDAPSPFRPSAGGPFPDFTEIFTFREKIGIFLRALRRWGWRGVRGAVVREREIHQLLTRERVLGLTMIKGTRWSPDAIGHS
- a CDS encoding DUF4159 domain-containing protein; this encodes MKRLRAAFAACLLALAAASARPEPFVWATLRYESGDWDSAPLVPTNLLHSVAQYTSIPVAAQGTAVDLGSPELFRFPFVYMTGHLPVRFSRQESANLKAFVERGGFLFIDDHNHDVDGAFHKTAVAELARIFGPRALRPIPNDHELYRAFFTFPKGPPTTSHELNGWGDNLVHEQLLGIEVNGRLGILYSNKDYSSEWSYHARNKRFQALDNTRFGVNIVVYALTR